A genomic window from Punica granatum isolate Tunisia-2019 chromosome 2, ASM765513v2, whole genome shotgun sequence includes:
- the LOC116197369 gene encoding chaperonin CPN60-2, mitochondrial — protein sequence MYRFAASLASKARIARNSTQQIGSRATWTRNYAAKDIKFGVEARASMLKGVEDLADAVKVTMGPKGCNVVIEQSFGTPKVTKDGVTVAKSIEFKDRVKNIGASLVKQVANATNDVAGDGTTCATVLTRAIFTEGCKSVAAGMNAMDLRRGITMAVDSVVTNLKSRARMISTSEEIAQVGTISANGEREIGELIAKAMEKVGKEGVITISDGKTFYNELEVVEGMKLDRGYISPYFITNQKNQKCELDDPLILIHEKKITSINAVVKVLELALKRQRPLLIVAEDVESDALATLILNKLRAGIKVCAVKAPGFGENRKSGLHDLAVLTGGQVIAEDLGMNLEKVDFDMLGSCKKVTISKDDTVILDGAGDKKSIEERCEQIRSAIESSTSDYDKEKFQERLAKLSGGVAVLKIGGASEAEVGEKKDRVTDALNATKAAVEEGIVPGGGVALLYASKELDKLQTANFDQKIGVQIIQNALKTPVHTIASNAGVEGAVVVGKLLEQDNPDLGYDAAKGEYVDMVKAGIIDPLKVIRTALVDAASVSSLLTTTEAVVAELPKDEKAAPAMPGGMGDMDY from the exons ATGTACCGCTTCGCTGCAAGCCTCGCCTCCAAAGCTAG GATCGCCAGGAACAGTACGCAACAG ATTGGCAGCAGGGCAACTTGGACCCGGAACTATGCTGCTAAAGACATTAAATTCGGCGTCGAAGCTCGTGCTTCAATGCTTAAGGGTGTTGAGGACCTTGCAGATGCGGTGAAGGTCACAATGGGGCCAAAG GGCTGTAATGTGGTTATTGAACAAAGCTTTGGAACCCCAAAAGTCACCAAAGATGGTGTGACCGTTGCGAAGAGTATAGAGTTCAAGGACAGAGTCAAAAACATCGGTGCTAGCCTTGTGAAGCAGGTTGCAAACGCAACCAATGATGTTGCTGGAGATG GTACAACTTGTGCTACGGTCCTTACTCGTGCTATATTTACCGAAGGGTGCAAGTCTGTTGCGGCTGGAATGAATGCTATGGATCTACGACGTGGCATCACCATGGCTGTTGATTCCGTGGTGACTAACTTGAAAAGTAGGGCAAGAATGATCAGCACATCCGAAGAGATAGCCCAG GTCGGAACAATATCTGCCAATGGGGAGAGAGAAATTGGGGAGTTGATCGCAAAAGCCATGGAAAAAGTTGGCAAGGAGGGTGTTATCACTATATCG GATGGAAAGACTTTTTACAACGAATTAGAAGTTGTTGAAGGGATGAAGCTGGACAGAGGATACATATCCCCGTACTTCATTACTAACCAGAAAAACCAGAAATGT GAGTTAGATGATCCTCTCATTCTTATccatgagaaaaaaattacaagtatTAATGCTGTGGTAAAAGTGTTGGAGTTGGCACTGAAG AGGCAAAGGCCCCTGCTCATTGTTGCGGAGGATGTGGAAAGTGATGCATTAGCAACTCTTATATTAAACAAGCTTCGAGCAGGAATTAAG GTCTGTGCCGTGAAAGCGCCTGGTTTTGGGGAGAATAGGAAGTCTGGACTCCATGATCTTGCTGTACTGACTGGCGGTCAA GTTATAGCTGAAGATCTTGGTATGAATCTCGAGAAGGTTGATTTTGATATGCTCGGTTCCTGCAAGAAG GTTACAATATCAAAAGACGATACTGTTATTCTTGACGGAGCGGGTGACAAGAAGTCAATTGAGGAAAGATGTGAGCAG ATACGATCAGCAATTGAATCGAGCACTTCTGACTATGATAAGGAGAAATTCCAAGAGAGATTGGCAAAGCTCTCTGGTGGAGTTGCTGTGCTGAAG ATTGGAGGAGCCAGTGAAGCTGAAGTGGGTGAGAAGAAAGACAGAGTTACCGATGCCTTGAATGCAACTAAGGCAGCCGTGGAAGAGGGTATCGTGCCAG GTGGTGGTGTTGCTCTTCTTTATGCATCTAAAGAGTTAGACAAGTTGCAGACTGCCAACTTTGATCAGAAGATTGGAGTTCAGATCATTCAAAACGCTCTGAAG ACACCTGTGCACACTATTGCTTCTAATGCTGGAGTGGAGGGGGCTGTTGTTGTTGGGAAGTTGTTGGAGCAGGATAATCCGGACCTTGGATACGACGCAGCCAAAG GTGAATACGTTGACATGGTGAAAGCAGGTATAATTGACCCGTTGAAGGTGATTAGAACTGCTTTGGTTGATGCTGCCAG TGTATCATCGCTGTTGACGACTACGGAAGCTGTGGTAGCGGAACTTCCCAAGGACGAGAAGGCAGCCCCAGCTATGCCCGGAGGAATGGGTGACATGGACTACTGA